A stretch of Flavobacteriales bacterium DNA encodes these proteins:
- a CDS encoding DUF4625 domain-containing protein encodes MWVKLLKYLRFRMKRWFFLVVLIPFAIGCNTTDDTEKPTVVVYSPQEDGAVYTNDGLRVRADLSDNTGVLQYKITLNGIDSLNDIAADSTYSITYIDAIPGKPTDYNYDQTLDLPASTFNGHYQFTMACVDVEGNESIRDTVLFEIKNSADSVPPTFNVTGPTPYDTLGYGQGFLLGGIITDAEELTYSELFVGTVNFSDTMIYVPYPVIVDNAITYDGTWWVPIDSTWTQGSYHVYYTAWDKYSGVSYSIPFYVKY; translated from the coding sequence ATGTGGGTCAAATTGCTGAAGTACCTTCGTTTTCGAATGAAACGTTGGTTTTTTTTAGTGGTTTTGATTCCCTTCGCGATAGGGTGTAATACAACGGACGATACGGAGAAACCAACGGTCGTGGTGTATTCACCGCAAGAAGATGGGGCAGTTTACACGAATGATGGCCTTCGGGTTCGTGCTGATCTGAGCGATAATACAGGTGTTTTGCAGTATAAGATAACGCTGAACGGAATTGATTCGCTCAATGATATTGCTGCTGATAGCACCTATTCCATAACCTATATTGACGCCATTCCTGGAAAGCCAACGGATTACAACTACGACCAAACGCTCGATCTTCCTGCATCCACGTTCAATGGACATTATCAATTTACCATGGCGTGTGTCGATGTGGAGGGTAACGAATCTATCCGGGATACGGTGCTGTTTGAGATAAAGAACAGTGCCGATTCAGTACCACCAACCTTCAATGTGACCGGTCCCACACCTTACGATACCTTGGGTTATGGACAGGGCTTTCTCCTTGGAGGCATCATAACCGATGCTGAAGAGTTGACCTATTCCGAACTTTTTGTAGGAACCGTAAATTTCTCTGATACCATGATCTACGTGCCTTATCCAGTAATAGTTGATAATGCCATTACTTATGATGGCACGTGGTGGGTTCCGATCGATAGTACGTGGACCCAAGGTTCATATCATGTTTATTACACCGCTTGGGACAAGTATTCGGGCGTTTCATATTCCATTCCATTTTACGTTAAGTATTGA
- the serA gene encoding phosphoglycerate dehydrogenase: MIETKKRTFVFDFDSTLTQVEAFEELAEVSLKGDPKKKEKIAQIAKITDQGVDGDITFTESLEKRLKILNAHKDHLDVLVKRLSRKISPSISRNKDFFKKFADDIYIVSCGFKEFIDPIMAKYGIPSERIHANTFRYNKGGKIIGFDRENDLSKPDGKIDELKKMELPGEVHVIGDGFSDYQMRAAGIADKFYAFTENVERKNILDKADHIAPSLDEILYKEKLPMAISYPKNRIKVLLLEGIHEDAVEMLKGEGYQVELMAGSMTEDELCEAVKGRHILGIRSKTQITAKVVEAADRLLAIGAFCIGTNQIDLDACLNKGICVFNAPFSNTRSVVEMVIGEMIMLMRGTHQKSMAMHRGEWDKSAKGSFEIRGKKLGIVGYGNIGAQLSVLAEALGMQVMYYDVEEKLALGNAQKAKTLRELMSKSDVVTLHVDGRSENNGMIGKKELGWMKDGAVFLNLARGKVVDLDALKAVLVSGKLRGAAIDVFPVEPKSNDEPFECPFTGMDNVILTPHVGGSTIEAQKNIAAYVPEALVNYVNSGDSFGSVNLPNIRVPEVKGAHRLLHVHQNVPGIMARINNIFSRFNINVVGQYLKTNQQIGYVITDIDKEYNSDVVDELRRIDHTIKLRVLY; encoded by the coding sequence ATGATTGAGACCAAAAAAAGAACATTCGTGTTCGATTTTGACAGTACGCTCACGCAGGTGGAGGCGTTTGAAGAGTTGGCGGAGGTATCACTGAAAGGTGATCCGAAGAAGAAGGAGAAGATCGCGCAGATCGCCAAGATCACCGATCAAGGTGTTGATGGCGACATCACATTTACCGAATCGCTGGAGAAGCGATTGAAGATCCTTAATGCGCACAAAGATCATTTGGATGTGCTGGTGAAACGTTTGAGCCGAAAGATCTCACCTTCCATCTCTCGGAATAAGGATTTCTTTAAAAAGTTCGCGGACGATATCTACATCGTTTCGTGCGGATTCAAAGAGTTCATCGATCCGATCATGGCCAAATATGGTATTCCGTCCGAACGGATCCATGCCAATACATTCAGGTACAACAAAGGCGGTAAGATCATCGGATTCGACCGAGAAAATGACCTTTCTAAACCTGATGGCAAGATCGATGAGCTGAAAAAAATGGAGCTTCCGGGCGAAGTGCATGTTATCGGTGATGGATTCTCTGATTACCAGATGCGTGCAGCTGGTATTGCCGATAAATTCTACGCGTTCACTGAGAATGTGGAACGTAAGAACATCCTCGATAAAGCGGATCATATCGCTCCAAGTTTGGATGAGATCCTTTACAAGGAGAAACTCCCGATGGCCATCTCTTACCCGAAGAACAGGATCAAAGTGTTGCTCCTTGAGGGTATTCATGAAGATGCTGTTGAGATGCTGAAAGGCGAAGGTTATCAAGTGGAGTTGATGGCCGGCAGCATGACCGAGGATGAACTCTGCGAAGCTGTGAAAGGCAGACACATTCTTGGCATCCGATCGAAAACACAGATTACCGCGAAGGTTGTGGAAGCTGCTGATCGCCTCTTGGCCATCGGGGCGTTCTGTATCGGAACGAACCAGATCGATCTTGACGCTTGTCTGAACAAAGGTATCTGCGTGTTCAATGCGCCATTCAGCAACACAAGGAGTGTGGTGGAAATGGTCATCGGTGAGATGATCATGCTGATGCGCGGCACGCATCAAAAGAGCATGGCCATGCATCGTGGTGAATGGGATAAGTCGGCCAAAGGTAGTTTTGAGATACGCGGCAAGAAACTCGGAATTGTCGGTTACGGAAACATCGGTGCTCAATTGAGCGTGTTGGCCGAAGCATTGGGCATGCAGGTAATGTATTACGATGTGGAGGAGAAGCTGGCGTTGGGAAATGCGCAGAAAGCAAAAACGCTACGCGAGTTGATGAGCAAGTCGGATGTGGTGACGCTGCATGTTGACGGACGCTCGGAGAACAACGGCATGATCGGCAAAAAGGAACTTGGCTGGATGAAAGATGGAGCCGTGTTCCTCAATCTGGCCAGAGGGAAAGTGGTCGATCTGGATGCGTTGAAAGCTGTGCTTGTTTCCGGTAAACTCCGTGGAGCAGCCATCGATGTTTTTCCAGTGGAGCCGAAATCGAACGATGAACCGTTTGAATGTCCGTTCACGGGAATGGATAATGTGATTCTCACACCACACGTGGGCGGAAGTACCATTGAGGCTCAGAAGAACATTGCAGCTTACGTTCCAGAGGCGTTGGTCAATTATGTCAACTCTGGCGATAGCTTCGGTAGTGTGAATCTGCCCAACATCCGTGTTCCTGAGGTGAAAGGTGCGCACCGACTGCTACATGTACATCAGAATGTGCCAGGCATCATGGCGCGTATCAACAACATTTTCTCACGGTTCAATATCAACGTGGTGGGACAATATCTGAAGACCAATCAGCAGATCGGTTACGTCATCACGGACATTGATAAGGAATACAACTCGGATGTGGTGGATGAACTCAGGCGTATCGATCACACCATCAAGCTACGCGTGCTTTACTGA
- a CDS encoding YqaE/Pmp3 family membrane protein — MSLGRVILSIIFPPLAVYDKGCGSILIVFILTLLGWVPGVIAALIILNKNENQ; from the coding sequence ATGTCTTTAGGTCGCGTTATCCTTTCCATCATCTTCCCGCCATTGGCCGTTTACGACAAAGGCTGCGGGTCGATTCTTATTGTGTTCATTCTTACCCTGTTGGGATGGGTGCCGGGCGTTATCGCTGCCCTCATCATCCTCAACAAGAACGAGAATCAGTAA
- a CDS encoding 6,7-dimethyl-8-ribityllumazine synthase: MASALKNLSSYDANTVPSAEGMRFAVVVSEWNTEITEALYQGAKETLLKFGAKAEDIVRRNVPGSYELTLGAQLMAERNEFDAIICIGVVIQGETKHFDFICDAVSQGITNLNIKYNLPVIFGVLTPNTMQQALDRAGGVHGNKGDEAAITAIKMAALKKELAS; the protein is encoded by the coding sequence TTGGCCTCGGCTCTTAAAAATCTATCATCTTACGATGCGAATACGGTTCCTTCGGCCGAAGGAATGCGCTTCGCGGTTGTAGTAAGCGAGTGGAACACGGAAATCACCGAAGCACTTTACCAAGGTGCCAAAGAAACCCTTCTGAAATTCGGAGCCAAGGCTGAGGATATCGTTCGCAGAAACGTGCCCGGAAGTTATGAGCTGACCTTGGGAGCACAACTGATGGCCGAACGAAATGAGTTCGATGCCATCATCTGCATCGGAGTGGTCATTCAAGGTGAAACGAAACATTTCGATTTCATCTGTGATGCCGTGAGTCAAGGAATCACGAACTTGAACATCAAGTACAATCTTCCTGTGATTTTCGGGGTTTTGACACCGAATACCATGCAACAGGCATTGGACCGCGCGGGTGGTGTTCATGGCAACAAAGGCGATGAAGCTGCCATCACCGCCATCAAAATGGCTGCGTTGAAAAAGGAACTGGCTTCCTGA
- a CDS encoding tetratricopeptide repeat protein, translating to MAKKTKEAENEELIVDVEEVYSKTEDFINQNQNLILGVVGAIVAVVVGFYAYNRVYLEPLEEEASGQMFMAEQYFQKDSFDLALNGDGNYLGFLDVADEYGNTASGNLAHYYAGICYLRSGQYEDAIDELESYDAAGEMLGPVALGAIGDAHMELGETDEALNYFEKAADANDNDFTAPIFLQKAGFAAEKAGKFDKAIDYYTQVKEKYPNSNEGRDAAKYIARAVANMN from the coding sequence ATGGCCAAGAAGACCAAAGAAGCTGAAAACGAAGAATTGATCGTTGATGTTGAGGAAGTTTATTCCAAAACGGAAGACTTTATCAATCAGAACCAGAATCTCATCCTTGGGGTTGTTGGAGCAATCGTAGCTGTAGTTGTCGGATTTTATGCTTACAACCGCGTTTATCTGGAGCCTTTGGAAGAAGAAGCGAGCGGACAGATGTTCATGGCTGAGCAGTATTTTCAGAAGGACAGTTTTGACCTTGCATTGAACGGTGATGGAAACTACCTCGGTTTCTTGGATGTGGCCGATGAGTACGGCAACACAGCCTCAGGAAACTTGGCACACTACTATGCTGGCATCTGTTACCTACGCTCAGGTCAGTACGAAGACGCCATTGACGAACTTGAAAGTTACGATGCCGCTGGCGAAATGCTCGGACCTGTTGCTCTTGGCGCCATCGGTGATGCGCACATGGAATTGGGCGAGACCGATGAGGCGCTGAACTACTTTGAGAAGGCTGCCGATGCCAACGACAATGACTTTACCGCACCTATTTTCCTTCAGAAGGCCGGATTTGCTGCTGAGAAAGCTGGCAAGTTCGATAAGGCCATCGACTACTACACACAGGTGAAGGAGAAATACCCGAACAGCAACGAAGGCCGCGATGCCGCCAAGTACATTGCGCGTGCTGTGGCTAACATGAACTGA
- the recF gene encoding DNA replication and repair protein RecF (All proteins in this family for which functions are known are DNA-binding proteins that assist the filamentation of RecA onto DNA for the initiation of recombination or recombinational repair.) has translation MYIKQLSLVHFKNISGADMELGKKFNCFVGNNGSGKTTVLDAVHYLSMTKSFLNSIDSQNIQRDQPFMVVSGGFVKDGEDELVYCALKREGKKQFKRNKKEYARLIDHVGLFPSVIIAPTDADIINGGSDLRRKFLDGVISQLDREYLENLMHYNKALQHRNALLKYFRENRTFQADSLDVWDVQLSQRGQMIYERRKAFLQDFIEAFSFFYKTISGSVEEVGLDYDSQLSDGNMLGLLKENVAQDRAATYTTIGIHKDDLGLTINGFPMKKFGSQGQQKSALVALKLAQFKVMHEKSGITPLLLLDDIFDKLDDDRVGELLKLVGEKAFGQIFITDTHPARVAELLKDEKDVRVFPISQGEIQVDQ, from the coding sequence ATGTACATCAAGCAACTTTCATTGGTTCATTTTAAGAACATTTCGGGTGCCGATATGGAACTCGGAAAGAAGTTCAACTGCTTCGTGGGGAACAACGGTTCGGGCAAAACCACCGTGCTCGATGCGGTACACTATCTCTCCATGACGAAGAGTTTTCTGAACTCGATCGATAGTCAGAACATTCAGCGCGACCAGCCTTTTATGGTGGTAAGTGGCGGGTTTGTCAAAGATGGTGAGGATGAGCTGGTGTACTGTGCATTGAAGCGAGAAGGGAAGAAGCAGTTTAAACGGAACAAGAAGGAATATGCACGGCTGATCGATCATGTCGGATTGTTCCCTTCGGTGATCATTGCACCAACAGATGCGGACATTATCAATGGTGGAAGTGACCTTCGCAGGAAGTTTCTGGATGGCGTTATCTCGCAGCTTGACCGTGAGTATCTGGAAAACCTTATGCACTACAATAAGGCATTGCAGCATCGGAACGCGTTGCTCAAGTACTTTAGAGAGAACAGAACTTTCCAAGCTGATTCGCTGGATGTTTGGGACGTGCAGCTGTCGCAGCGCGGACAGATGATCTACGAAAGGCGAAAGGCTTTTTTGCAGGATTTCATTGAGGCTTTCAGCTTTTTCTACAAGACCATTTCTGGCTCTGTGGAGGAGGTCGGGTTGGATTATGACAGTCAGTTGAGTGATGGAAACATGCTCGGTCTTCTCAAGGAAAACGTGGCTCAGGATCGCGCTGCGACCTATACCACAATAGGTATCCACAAGGATGATCTGGGGCTGACGATAAACGGTTTTCCAATGAAGAAATTCGGGTCGCAGGGACAGCAGAAATCGGCCCTTGTGGCACTCAAGTTGGCACAGTTCAAAGTGATGCATGAAAAGTCGGGAATTACACCCCTGCTTTTGCTCGATGATATCTTCGATAAATTGGATGATGACAGGGTAGGGGAGCTGTTGAAATTGGTGGGCGAAAAAGCCTTCGGACAGATCTTCATTACCGACACGCATCCAGCGCGTGTGGCCGAACTTTTGAAGGACGAAAAAGACGTCCGCGTTTTTCCTATTTCTCAGGGAGAAATTCAAGTCGATCAGTAA
- a CDS encoding helix-turn-helix domain-containing protein yields the protein MEAITERLKKIMEDGGLSPAQMADRIGVQRSAISHILSGRNKPSLDFVLKVLESFPEVSSEWLLRGRKTDEKTPVSMAQNEPRKQAEIPPRNGVGKVMEKVLILYTDKTVEEYRNS from the coding sequence ATGGAAGCGATTACTGAAAGGCTCAAGAAAATCATGGAAGACGGAGGGCTTTCTCCGGCCCAAATGGCCGACAGAATTGGGGTGCAACGAAGTGCTATCAGCCATATTCTTTCGGGTCGGAACAAGCCAAGTTTGGACTTCGTTCTGAAGGTCTTGGAAAGCTTTCCAGAGGTGTCGTCAGAGTGGCTTTTGAGAGGTCGGAAAACGGATGAAAAAACACCCGTTTCAATGGCTCAAAATGAGCCTCGAAAACAGGCTGAAATCCCACCCCGAAATGGGGTCGGAAAAGTCATGGAAAAAGTCCTGATTCTTTACACCGATAAAACGGTGGAGGAGTACCGGAATTCGTAA
- a CDS encoding T9SS type A sorting domain-containing protein, whose amino-acid sequence MNRIFSLLITSTLIAVTAKAQPTLVYHDIVTDNNGNLIPWYNADHGTSYDHCLDLVWNFWKNIPTCCGGHKYYMIDHSYNEPVSGNMVGGDQFAMILSSWALYYAYTGDTALVQDMVYIADTYLANSLSPSNCEWPDLPYGANYGDQMAAVYDGDFLIGQNYTQPDKAGSFGAELLNLYKITGNEDYLQACVKIANTLADKVQPGSSSVSPYPFRVNAITGDLPPLLPDPWHYTTNFIPTMRLFEDLSEMEMGNTAVYDSAYGIIKSWMQQYPVQNNEWGSFFEDIPVPSKTEINAVMAANYILQKGEEWAPTWQQDARNILDWVLDVLGSTAYQQWGTTAIYEQTADMKEAGSHTAHFASAELLYAEKTGDNSRVEQAIRQLDWATYMVDFDGKCKFSPQGASIWYTDGYGDFVRHFLRAMGSLPSISFPFDNHMLRSSSVISYMNYQPLEINYHTYDSASTEMFRLVARPDWVKADGVALTELSSLTGEGWTWTDYDDGGLLEVQHDNAHQMQIGGLTLGITYQAPTNQKLEIYPNPAKANVRVHLPSVASGSCQLAVFDAVGRMVKNEPLTHANTDVNLDVSNLPGGIYTVQFRNSSHTASSKLVIRR is encoded by the coding sequence ATGAACAGGATCTTTTCGCTGCTAATAACTTCAACCCTGATTGCGGTAACCGCCAAAGCCCAACCAACCCTTGTGTATCACGATATTGTGACCGACAACAACGGCAACCTCATACCGTGGTACAATGCGGATCACGGCACATCTTACGACCACTGTCTCGACCTTGTCTGGAACTTCTGGAAGAACATTCCCACCTGCTGCGGTGGCCACAAGTATTACATGATAGACCACTCCTACAACGAACCCGTTTCAGGGAACATGGTGGGTGGCGACCAGTTTGCCATGATTCTTTCCTCCTGGGCGTTGTATTATGCATATACGGGCGATACAGCCTTGGTACAAGACATGGTTTACATAGCCGATACGTACTTGGCAAACAGTCTTTCCCCATCTAACTGCGAATGGCCCGACCTGCCTTACGGTGCCAATTATGGCGACCAGATGGCTGCAGTTTATGATGGCGATTTCCTTATCGGACAGAACTACACCCAGCCAGATAAGGCCGGTTCGTTCGGTGCAGAACTGCTTAACCTTTACAAGATCACCGGCAACGAAGACTACTTGCAGGCCTGCGTCAAGATCGCCAATACCTTGGCAGATAAGGTTCAACCTGGCTCATCTTCTGTATCTCCTTACCCGTTCCGGGTGAATGCCATTACAGGCGACCTGCCTCCCTTGCTTCCCGATCCGTGGCATTACACCACCAATTTCATCCCCACAATGCGACTGTTCGAGGATCTTTCTGAAATGGAAATGGGAAATACTGCGGTTTACGATAGTGCCTATGGGATCATCAAATCCTGGATGCAGCAATATCCGGTTCAGAACAATGAGTGGGGCTCATTCTTCGAGGACATTCCAGTACCTTCAAAAACAGAGATAAACGCTGTAATGGCCGCCAATTACATCCTACAGAAAGGAGAGGAATGGGCGCCAACTTGGCAACAGGACGCCCGGAACATTCTGGATTGGGTACTTGATGTGCTTGGTAGCACGGCCTACCAGCAATGGGGCACCACCGCCATTTACGAACAGACGGCCGATATGAAAGAGGCTGGAAGTCATACCGCTCATTTTGCAAGTGCCGAACTGCTTTATGCTGAGAAAACAGGCGACAACTCGCGTGTGGAACAGGCCATCCGCCAATTGGACTGGGCCACCTACATGGTGGATTTTGACGGCAAGTGCAAGTTCTCGCCACAGGGAGCTTCCATCTGGTATACGGATGGGTATGGCGATTTTGTGCGTCACTTTCTACGGGCCATGGGGTCTTTGCCATCCATCTCATTTCCGTTTGATAATCACATGCTCCGAAGCTCATCCGTTATCAGTTACATGAATTACCAACCGCTGGAGATCAACTACCATACGTACGACAGCGCCTCTACCGAGATGTTCCGTTTGGTAGCGCGCCCAGATTGGGTGAAGGCCGATGGTGTAGCTCTCACCGAACTTAGTTCTCTGACGGGCGAAGGCTGGACTTGGACGGATTATGATGATGGCGGCCTACTGGAAGTTCAGCATGATAATGCACACCAAATGCAGATAGGTGGACTCACGCTTGGCATCACTTACCAAGCACCTACTAATCAGAAGCTGGAAATTTACCCTAACCCAGCCAAGGCCAATGTTCGGGTACATCTTCCATCTGTCGCCAGCGGTTCGTGCCAGCTGGCCGTGTTTGATGCCGTTGGAAGAATGGTGAAAAATGAACCGCTAACGCATGCCAATACCGATGTGAACTTGGATGTTTCGAACCTGCCAGGAGGTATTTATACCGTTCAGTTCCGCAATAGTAGCCATACAGCGTCCAGCAAGTTGGTCATCAGGCGGTAG
- a CDS encoding transposase, which produces MKRDRQSIRLKGYDYSAEGAYFVTIVCKDRLPWFGEIVDGEMQLTDAGKIVEEEWLHGAELRSEITLDAFVVMPNHFHGIVVIGEPLVPLAGVHGKGVPRHAPTPMGSKPNTLGTIVRMFKQACTKRIRQSVSADFAWLRGYHDRIIRNQEELQKIQSYIQNNSAMWNEDRFNSRFDQPRN; this is translated from the coding sequence ATGAAACGTGACCGCCAATCCATCCGATTGAAAGGCTATGATTATTCGGCCGAAGGCGCATATTTCGTTACCATCGTCTGCAAAGACCGATTGCCGTGGTTCGGGGAAATCGTTGACGGTGAAATGCAATTGACCGATGCTGGAAAGATCGTTGAGGAAGAATGGCTGCACGGTGCGGAATTGCGTTCAGAAATTACATTGGATGCGTTTGTGGTGATGCCCAACCATTTTCATGGCATTGTGGTCATTGGCGAGCCGTTGGTACCATTGGCCGGTGTGCATGGTAAGGGCGTGCCGCGGCACGCCCCTACGCCAATGGGTTCGAAACCAAATACGTTGGGAACAATTGTTCGCATGTTCAAACAGGCATGTACCAAGCGCATCCGCCAATCCGTGTCGGCAGATTTTGCATGGCTACGCGGCTACCACGACCGCATCATCCGAAATCAGGAGGAATTACAGAAAATTCAGAGTTATATTCAGAACAACTCGGCTATGTGGAACGAGGATAGATTCAACTCTCGGTTCGATCAGCCACGAAACTGA
- a CDS encoding DNA-binding protein, protein MKKIGILGSGAVGKTLGAGFLKHGYEVMLGTRNAEKLEEWKAANQGAQIGSFEETAAFADIVVLAVKGTAAKSALELAGGDNLNGKIVIDTTNPIDGAPTNGVLNFFTEQNSSLMEQLQSAFPKARFVKSWNSIGSAFMVNPDFGGEKPAMFICGNDDAARKKVSEILVQFGFEVEDMGMAEAARAIEPLCMLWCIPGFREGRWSHAFRLLKR, encoded by the coding sequence ATGAAAAAAATAGGCATTCTCGGTTCAGGCGCTGTGGGGAAAACCCTTGGCGCTGGTTTTCTGAAACACGGCTATGAAGTGATGCTCGGCACACGTAATGCCGAGAAGTTGGAAGAATGGAAAGCCGCCAACCAAGGTGCGCAGATCGGTTCTTTTGAAGAAACTGCGGCTTTCGCAGATATTGTGGTGCTGGCCGTAAAAGGCACAGCGGCCAAAAGTGCGTTGGAATTGGCTGGAGGAGACAACCTCAATGGCAAGATCGTTATTGACACCACCAACCCGATAGATGGTGCACCGACCAACGGTGTGCTCAATTTCTTCACGGAGCAGAACAGTTCGCTGATGGAGCAGTTGCAGTCGGCTTTCCCAAAGGCGCGTTTTGTCAAGTCATGGAACAGCATCGGTTCAGCCTTTATGGTCAACCCCGATTTCGGTGGGGAGAAACCTGCCATGTTCATCTGCGGCAATGATGATGCGGCCCGAAAAAAAGTGTCAGAAATCCTTGTTCAATTCGGTTTTGAGGTGGAAGACATGGGCATGGCCGAGGCCGCCCGAGCGATTGAACCACTTTGCATGCTGTGGTGCATTCCTGGTTTTCGCGAAGGCCGCTGGAGCCATGCTTTTCGGTTGTTGAAACGGTAG